The following nucleotide sequence is from Halorussus caseinilyticus.
GGTCACGCTCTCGGCGACCATGCTGACGACGGGACCGACGAAGACCACGACGACCACGAGCGCGTAGGCGACCACGCCCGCGCGTTCGAGCGCGGCGACCGGCGAGAAGCTCTCGGGCAGGAGGCGCTTGCGCGGCGGCGGGTTCGCGGCCCGCCCCGCGTCGGACTGGCGGGCCTCGTACCGGAGGTAGGCGTAGGTCAGCGCGAGCGAGACGGCGGTCTCTGCCACCGCGAGGGTCGCGGCCTCGGCGTACTCCAGTTCCTGAACCAGCGAGTAGACCCACACCTCGACGGTGGCCAACTGAAAGCCGCCCAGCGCGAGGACGATGGGGAACGACATGAAGGTGAAGACGAAGGTGAGGAGCGCGCCCGTCAGCACCGCCGGGAGGAGTTGGGGAGCAAGCACGTCCCGGAACGCCCGCCACGGGTTCGCGCCGAGCGACCGAGCGGTCTCGACCATCCGGGCGTCCACGCTCTCCCACGCCGCCGTCGTGACGCGGGCGACCAGCGGCGCGTTGTAGAAGGCGTGGGCGACCACGATGGCTTCGAGCGTGAACAGCAAGTTGACGGGACCGAGACCGAAGACGGCCAGCAGGTCGTTCAGCGGGCCGTTCGTCCCGAAGAAGGCGACGAAGCCGATGGCGACCATGATGGACGGCATCACGAACGGGAGGATGGTCAGCGAGCGCACGGTCCGCCTGCCGGGGAACTCGTAGCGCGAGAGGACGTAGGCCCCCGGCAGGCCGAGCAAGACGCTGGCGACGGTCGAGAGGAACGCTTGGTACGCGGTGAACCCGAACAGGCCCAGCGGCGACTCCGCGGCGACTTCGGCGACTGCGCCGAAGTCGCCGCCGAAGAGCGGGGCGAGGACGCCGAAGTAGAACGGGTCGGTCAGGACCTCGCGGACGACTTCGAGCGTCCACGCGCCGCCGACCCGAATCGCGTCGGCGAACACCGTGAGGACGGGGTAGTAGAAGACGACGGCGAGGACGAGCGCAGTCGCTACGCCGAGGGTCGAGACTGCGTGGCGTTCGAGCCATCGGCCCACCGCTCGGGCCGGGTCGTCACCGGGCCGAGCCACGCGTCTACTTGCCGCCCGCTATCTGGCGCGCCCACGCGTCCACCCAGTCGTCCACGTTGCCCTGCAACTCCTCGTAGGTGAACGTGACTGGGTTCTCGGGCGTCTTGGCGTACTTCTGGAACTCGGCGCTGAGGGGTGCCCAGTCGGTGGCGGGGAACTGGACGTTGAGTTGGGCTATCTTCTGCTGGGCCTGTTTGCTGAGCAGGAAGTCCATGAACGCCGCGGCGAGTTCGGGATTGTCGGTGTCGGCGAACTTCGCCATCCCCTCGGGGTTGGCGTAGCCTTGGTCGTTGAGGAAGCCGACCTGATGCTTCGAGAGGTCCTTGTCCTGCCGGTTGGCATACACTTGGTCGGTGGAGTACGAGACCACCATCGGGGCCTCGCCGTTCTCGTAGGCGGTGTAGGCGTCGCTCCACGACCCCAGAATCTTGATGCCGTTCTGCTCCAACTTCGTCCAGTAGTCGAGGTACTGGTCCTCGCCGAGGGTGTTGACGGTCCACAGAAGGAACGCCCGGCCGGTGGCGGCGGTCTTGGCGTTCTGGACGATGAGTTTGCCCTCGTAGCGGTCTTTCAGCAGGTCTTGGAAGGTCTCGGGGGCCTGCTGGATTTCGTTCTCGTCGTAGACGAGACTGATGTAGCCCGTGTCGTAGGGAATCGCGCGCCGTTTCGGGTCGAACTTGAGACCCTCTTTGACGTGGCCGTAGTTCGAGAGTTGGTCGGCCATCGGCGCGAACAGGCGCTTCTCGCCGAGTTTCTCGTCGATTCGGATGAGGTGGTCCACGTTGAGTCCGACGTACACGTCGGCGTCCACGTCCACGCCCTGCGTGGCGCGCTGGACGTAGTAGTTGAGTTCGTTCTCGGGCGTCTTCCACTCGACTGTCACGTCGGGGTGGCGCTTCTCGAACTCGTTTTTGAGCCACGCGCCCGGCGAGGAACTCGGCGCGTCCACGAACGAACTGTAGGTAGCGACCTTCAGCGTCCCGCTGAGGCTTTCTTCGGTCGTGGTTTCGGCGGTGGTCTCTTCGGTGGTCGTGCGCATTCCGGTATCGGTCGTCGTCTCGTCGGTGGTCGTCTCCTGCCCGCCCTCGCCGCCGGTACAACCGGCGAGGCCGACGAGCGTGGCCGTCGCGCCGTGCTTCAGAACGGTTCGTCGTCTCATTACTTGGTGGTTACATCCAGTGATACTTAGTTTGCGTCATCTGGACCCGGGGATTCGAGGTGCGAGCGCGCGTCTCGATGCGAGACCGCTCGGAAATGCGAAAGCAGGCCGACCGGACCGGCAAACGCTCGGCGGACCAACCGACACGGACGCGCTCGGCGGACCAACCGACACGGACGCGCTCGGCGGACCAACCGACGGAAGAAGAGACCGCCCGCTCGCGGTCCCACGAGCGGGCGGGGGCGTTCTGAACCCACTTCACAGCAGTTCCTGCGGTCGCCGCTCTTCCGGTCACGGTGACGACGCGTAGCGACCCAGAGCCTAAGTGGACCGAAACGTTTTGCTCCGCGGGTTCGATTGACACGGTATGTCCGCGGCGCGACAGCGGGTGCTGGTGGGGGTGCTGGCACTGCTCGGTCTGCTCGCGGCCGCGGTGCTGTTCGACGTACTCGGCACCGTCTTCTTCGCGGTTACGGTGGCGTACGTCCTCGTGCCGCTTCACGAGCGGTTCGTCCGGCGCGGAGTTCCGTCGTGGTGGGCCAGCGCCGCCGCGACGACGGTGGCGTTCGTCAGCGTGCTGTTGTTCTTCGCGTCGTTCGGGTTTCTGGTCTACCGGCGGCGGAGCGAGTTGGTGGGGTTCCTCCTCGACCTGCCCGAGAGCGTGACCGTCGAACTCTTCGGGACGGCGTTCACCGTCGATGCCGGAGTCGTGACCGAGGTCACGCGCGAGTACCTCGGCGTCGTCGCGCTAGCTATGGCCCGCCTCGCGCCGGTCCTCGCGCTCAAGGGCACGCTGTTCGTGCTGTTGGTGTTCGCGCTGTTGATTCGGCGGGGCGAGACCCGCCGCGCTCTGCTCGCGCCGGTGCCCCACGCCTACCGGGACGTGGCCGCGGCGTTCCACGAGCGCACGCGAGAGACTCTCTTCGCCATCTACGTCCTGCAAGCGGCGACGGCGGCGGCGACGTTCCTCGTCGCGCTCCCGGTGTTCTATCTGTTGGACTACCAGTTCTACCTCACGCTCGCGCTCGTGGCCGGTTTCCTCCAGTTCCTCCCCATCGTTGGCCCGTCGTTTCTGGTCGCTCTGCTGGCGGTCTCCCGACTGGCGGCCGACGAGGTGGTCGCGGCGCTACTGGTCCTCACGGTCGGCGGAGTGGTCGTCGGATGGCTCCCGGACGCGGTTATCCGGACGCGGTTGGCCCGCGAGACGGCCCACCTGCCGGGAAGCCTCTACTTCGTGGGCTTTACCGGCGGCCTGCTCAGCGTCGGGCCGATAGGGTTCATCGCCGGACCGCTGGTCGTCGCGTTGCTCGTGGAGGCGGCGGAGTTGCTCGCGGCCGAGGTGAACGGCGACGGCGGTGGGTAGACCGATTCTAAGAATGGCTTTTATTTGCTATACAATTCTATTTCATTCCAAAAGGAATAGTTATATGTCTGTCGGCGCGCTTCTCACGGCAACTACCTCGACCGAAGGACTCCGACGAACCAGAACACGACGAACACCCCGACGACTAACCTGCGACCAAGACGGCCGACCCACGACGAAGACGACTCGAACGAGAAAAACCGAGAAATCAGACGCTCACGAACCCGTCTCGATGGGACCGCCGACCGCCTCCCACTCGGTCAGACTGCCCTCGTAGAACGCCAAGTCGTCGTACCCGAGCGACGAGAGGACGACGTAGGTGTGGCTGATTCGCCGGGCGGTGTTGCAGTAGAGAACCACGCGCTTGTCGGGCGTGACGCCGTGAGCCTCCAGAATCTCGTCTAACTCCTCGCGGGGTTTCAGTCCGCGGGTCTCGTCGTCCACCAGTTCGCGCCAGTCGAGGTTGACCGCGCCGGGGACGTGGCCCTCCTCGTACTCCCAGTCGTCGCGGGTGTCCACGACGACGGTTTCGGGGTCCTCGATGGCTTCTTCGACTTCTTCGTGGCCCACCAGCGGCGAGTCGTCGGGGTCGCCGACTTCGTACTCCGCGCGTTCGGTGTCCGGCGCGGCGCTACTCGTCTCGAACTCCTGCATCCACGCGCTGAAGTCGCCGTCGAGCAGGCGGAGGTCCTCGTGGCCGTAGCACTCGGCGGTCACGAGGAATCGCGCGGCGAACACGCCGTGGGTGTCGTCGTACGCGACCAGCGTGTCGTCGTCCGAGACGCCCGCTTCGGCCATCAGGTCGGCCCACGCCTCGGCACCCGGCAACATGCCTTCGTCGCCGTCCTCGCTCCGGAACTCGTCGAACGGGACGCTGACCGCGCCGGGGAGGTGGCCGATGCCGTCGTACTCCCACGCCTCGCGCACGTCTACGACCGCGACTTCGCCGAGGTGGTCGGCGACCCACTCGGCACTGACTACGACGTTCTCGTTCATCGGACGAGCGTAGGCGCGCCGGGGGTAAATGCCTCCGGTTCCGAGCAGTCTCTCGCAACGTCTCACAGCTATCAGCGAGAATTGCCGATTTCCGACTCACGGTCACTGTCACTTCGAGTATACTTATATCGCCGGGGTTCGAATCCGGCAATCGTTTCCGGTAGAGGGGACACAAGGCGTTACCTACCGTAAGTAAAGGGGATATAACGAGAGAACGTGAACCACTAGACGCTCATGAGCGACACCGAGTACGCCAACGACGTTCTCGTCTCCGCCGACTGGGTGGAGAATCACCTAGACGAGTTCCAAAGCGACGACCCCGAGTACCGACTGGTAGAGGTCGACGTAGACACCGAAGCATACGAAGAGTCCCACGCGCCGGGCGCAATCGGCTTCAACTGGGAGACCCAACTGCAGGACCAGACTCAGCGCGACATCCTCGAAAAGGCCGACTTCGAGGACCTCCTCGGCTCTCACGGTATCACCGAGGACTCCACCGTGGTCCTCTACGGCGACAACTCCAACTGGTTCGCCGCCTACGCCTACTGGCAGTTCAAGTACTACGGCCACGACGACGTGCGACTGCTCGACGGCGGCCGAGACTACTGGCTCGAAAACGACTACTCGACCACCGACGAGGTGCCGGAGTTCTCCGAACAGACCTACGACGCTGGCGGCCCGCGCGAGTCCATCCGCGCGTACCGCGACGACGTGGAGAAGGCCATCGACCGCGGCGTTCCGCTGGTGGACGTGCGCTCGCCCGAGGAGTACAGCGGCGAAGTGCTGGCCCCGCCGGGACTCCAAGAGACCGCCCAGCGCGGCGGCCACATCCCCGGCGCGCGAAACATCTCGTGGGCCGCCGTCACCAACGCCGACGGCACCTTCAAGACCCGCGACGAACTCGAAGAACTCTACGCCGACGAGGGCATCGACGGCGACGGTACGACCGTCGCGTACTGCCGCATCGGTGAGCGCTCCTCCGTCGCGTGGTTCGCGCTCCACGAACTGCTCGGCTACGACGATACCGTCAACTACGACGGGTCGTGGACCGAGTGGGGCAACCTCGTGGACGCGCCCATCGAGACGGGTAGCGGCGAGTAAGTCGGGACGTTTTCGTAGCGACTTTACTTCTTTACCCGGTGGCCGTCGTGTGGGAATATACACATATTTGTGAGTCCGATTGATTCGTTTGTGACACGATGCGAAAAACGACACTAGCAGTTTGTCTGTTCGCCGCTCTCGTCCTGTCGGGATGTACCGGAGGACTGAGCGGAACGACGGACACCGGTACGTCGGTCCCTCTCGAAGAGGTATCGTTCCCAAACGGGACGAACGAGTCTGGAGTCACGGACCCTCAAGCACTCGTCAACGCTCACGATGAATTTATCGCTGACAAGAACTACGAAGCGACGTTCGAGATTCGAAGGGACCGAGGCGGAAACATTACCCGTATTCGTTCGGTCACAGAGAGCAATCTCGATAGGAGACGGCTCAGAGTTCGCATGGAACGAGGAGATGGGACCGCACCCGCCCTCTTTGCCAACGAAACGACCGTGGTCCGGAAACGAGACATGGGCGGGATATCTCCGTTGTACATCGTCAAACCTCGGAAGGAAGTCGGTTTTAACGACACGAGCCACCGCAAGTGGCACCGGGAAAATACGTGGTCTAACGACACCGCCTCCATCTTGCCGACTTCCGCGATAGAACTCCTTCGAACCGTGAACTACACGGAAACAGAAGCCTACCGCCGGGATGGCCGAACGTTCATTAAGTACCGATTCCGCCAAGATAACTACACTTGGTTCCCGGTGAACGCGATGAACTTCACCAGTACGGCGGTAATCGACGAGCGAGGACTCATTCATCGAATCACCCACCGATACACCTTATCAAAGGGGAACAAGACGGTGAGAGTTCGCCGGGAATACCGAGTCGAGGTCGGCGGTAACGTGACGGTGGAACAACCGGACTGGCTCGGGGAGGCATACGAGCAGTCGAAGAGCAGGTCGTAGAGAACCTCGATTTTTAAACCAGTCCGAACCGTCGAAGCTCCGTCCCTAATTTCCCAATCGCCCAGCGACCCTTGTTCTGAAGCGAGTCGGGAAGAAACCGCAGGAAGACGAGCCATCGAGCCACGCCGACGGGATAGCGCGACTTCGGATTGGACGACGAGACCGCGCACAGAATCGCCTCGGCGACCGCCTCGGGTTCGACCGCCAGCGGGCCGCCGTTGAGGAAAGGTCCCTCCTCGTGGAAGTCGTACACGTCGCGGTACTCCGGCGAGGCGTCAATGTCGGCGAACGCGCGCGCCGTCGCGCGACCGATGCCGGACCCGCATCCGGTTATCAGGACAGTTCGGTCGGCGGGAGTCGGGGTCATAGTCGGGTTTCAGTCGAGCGAGACAAATGTTCCGGGGTGTTCCGACGACTCGACCGGCCGAGCGCAACGACCCGCCGCCGACGTAGTGGCCCGACTTTCCGCAGGCGCTACTTACAAGCGCCTTCCTTTCGTACTCCCGGCCATGAACGCAGACGAATTCCTCGACACCGTTCGTGACGAGAACGAAACCGCGCTCTCCCGACTCGGCTCTTCGAAGTCGCTGTACGCCGAGACCGAGGGCGAGATGGAACCCGAAACCGTGTTCCGCGCCGCCGCGGACGCCGAGTACGCCGCCAGCGAGACGTTCCAGCAGTGGGCCGACGACGCCGACGCCGAGTCGGTCCGCGAGACGTTCGCCGACTTCGCCGACCAAGAGAGCGACCACTACGAGCAGGTCGTCGGCAAGTTGGACGACGACCACGAACCGACCGAGGTGCCCGCCGTCCACGACTACCTTCGGGAGTTAGACGCCGACGCCGCCCGCGTCGGCGGATTCCTCGGTCGGACTCTCGCCAGCGAGAAGTCCAAAGAGCAGATGGTGGGCTTCTTCGTCGGACAGGCCGACCCCCAGACCGCCCAACTGTTCCGCGATTTGGGCGGCGACTTGGACGGCCAACTGGAGCGCGGGACCGAGTTACTGGCAGAAGTCTGTGACGGCGACGACGACTGGGACGCCGCGCTCGAAGCGGCCAGCGGCGCGATTGGGACTGCCTACGACGAGTACACCGAGACGCTCGAAGGGATGGGCGTGAACCCGAAACCGGTGTGTTAGGACCGTAGGTTTCGGTTCGGGCGCACGTCAGAGGAACAGAACGCGGTAGACCATGAACGCGCCGACTAGCGAGTAGACGGTCATCATGGCGCGAATGGTAATCTCCTCGGGCACGCGACTGTTGATGAACGCGCCCGCCTGTCCACCGCAGGCGCAGGCGAGTCCGGCGACGAGACCGAACCCGAACGGCACGGTGAAGTCGTGGCCGCTGAACGCGGGTGGCGCGAACTTCAGCAGGAACAGGTTCGTGATTAGCGCGCCGACGATAGTCCCGTGGAGGACGAGCGCACTCGTGCCCGTGGAGACGCGGACGGACACGCGCTTGCGAACCGTCAGGAGCGTCTGGGTGAGTTCGCCGATGGCGATGGCGACGAACCCGGCCATCGCGCCGCCGACGCCCGCGACGAGTCGGTCGTAGCGGTCGAACGTCGCGGCCGGAGAGACAGTCTGGCCGCCGTCCGCGGCGACTCTCTCGTCGTGGGAGCCACCCTGATGGGCCTTGAACAGGACCGCCGAGAGCAGGACGAGCATCCCGCCGAACAGCAGTTTCAGGACCGTCGAGGGAGCGAAGTACGAGAGCGCCCGCGTGAGAACCGCCACTGGGATGCTGACCGCGAGGATGGCTTTCGCAACGTCGAGGTCGATGTGTCCCCGGTAGTAGTACGCCGAGACGCTACTGGTGTACCCGAACAGCTCCACGAACAGTGCGAGACCGATAGCGGCCTGCAACGGGATGCTCGGGAACGCCGGGACGACTTCCGGGTAGACGAACATGAACGCGGGGACGAACAGCACCGCCGCCTCCATAGCGAAGGTGTTGACCGTCGTGGCGATGGTGAACGTCAGAAGCAGAAACGTCAGGAGACCGATTGCGGAGAAACCGAGCGGAAGCGCCATCTACGCGAATCCCCCTGTCGGTGGCTGAATCGGGTGTCCGGGGCACGGGCGACCGAATCGAAGTTGTCGTTCCATGGTGGCCCGGTCTAAAAGACGGCTCACGGAAAAGGTTTGATGAACCAGAAAGCGTTCTGAGCGACGATGACGTTCTCGGGGCCGAGACGACCAGACGAGAGACTGGCGTCCGCAGGAGTCAGAACTCGCCGCGCGGTTCCGGCACGCCGCCCTCCACGTCCACGTCAACCTCGAACTCCTCGCGGAGTTCTCGGATTCGGTCGCGGATGTCCGCCGCGAGTTCGAATTCGAGGTTGCTCGCGGCCTCCTGCATGCGCTCTTCGAGTTCCTCGATGCGGCGCTCGGCCTCGTCGTCGGTCTCCGGTTCGCCCGAGGTCACGCCGGAGGTGTCGGTCTTGCTCCCCGGCAGGTTGGCCTCCGAGACTTCCTTGTCGATGGTCGTCGGTTCGAAGCCGTGTTCCTCGTTGAACTCCTGCTGGATGGCCCGGCGGCGCTGAGTCTCGCCGATTGCGGCCTCCATCGCGTCGGTGGTCTCGTCGGCGTAGAGGACCACCTCGCCGTTGACGTTCCGGGCGGCGCGACCCATCGTCTGGACGAGCGAGGTCTCCGAGCGCAGGAATCCCTGCTGGTCGGCGTCGAGGATGGCGACGAGCGAGACTTCGGGGATGTCGAGACCCTCGCGCAGGAGGTTGATGCCGACCAGCACGTCGAACTCGCCGAGGCGCAGGCCCCGGACGAGTTCGTGGCGTTCGAGGGTGTCGGTCTCGTCGTGCATGTACTCGACTGCCACGCCCGCCTCTTCGAGGTACTCGGTCAGGTCCTCGGCCATGCGCTTGGTCAGCGTCGTCACGAGGACGCGCTCGTCGTTCTCGGTCCGCCTCTCGATGCGGTCCATCAGGTCGTCTATCTGGCCCTCGGCCTCGGCGACTTCGACCTTCGGGTCCACGAGGTGGGTCGGCCGGACGATTTGCTCCACGATTTGGTCGCTCGCGTCGCGTTCGTAGTCGGCGGGCGTCGCCGAGACGTAGAGGGTCTGGTCGGTCTTCTCCTCGAACTCCTCGAAGGTGAGCGGCCGGTTGTCGTAGGCCGTGGGCAGGCGGAAGCCGTTCTCGACCAGCGAGTCCTTTCGGGACTTGTCGCCCGCGAACTGCCCCTTGATTTGGGGGACGGTCTGGTGGGACTCGTCGATGACCGTGAGGAAGTCGTCGGGGAAGTAGTCCAGCAGGGTGAAGGGGGCGTCGCCGGGTTCGCGGTCCGAGAGGTAGACCGAGTAGTTCTCGATGCCCGAGCAGTATCCGGCCTCCTTCATCATCTCCAAGTCGAAGGTTGTCCGCTCCTCGATTCGCTGGGCGGCCACGAGGTCGTCGTTGCGCTCGAAGTACCGAATCCGGTCGTCCAAGTCGTCCTCGATTTCGGCGATGGCCTCCTCCATCGTCCGTTCGGGGATGGAGTAGTGTTCGCCGGGGTGGACCAGCACCGCGGATTCTTGCGAGACCACTTCACCCTCCAAGGGGTCCACCTTCATCATGCGGTCTATCTCGTCGCCCCACAACTCGACGCGCACGGCGTACCGACCGTACATCGGGAAGATTTCGATAGTGTCGCCCCGGACCCGGAAGGTGCCCTGCGTGAAGTCCACGTCGTTGCGCTCGTAGTTCAGGTCCACGAGGCGCGCCAGCAGTTCGTCGCGGCCCACCTCGTCGCCGACTTCGAGGCGGAGACTCATCTCCTCGTAGTTGCGCGGGTCGCCCAGACCGTAAATCGCGGAGACCGAGGCCACCACGATTACGTCGTCGCGGGTGAGCAACGAGCGAGTCGCCGAGTGCCTGAGTCGGTCGATTTCCTCGTTGATGGAGGCGTCTTTCTCGATGTACTTGTCGGTCTGTTCGACGTAGGCTTCGGGTTGGTAGTAGTCGTAGTAGGAGACGAAGTACTCGACGGCGTTGTCGGGGAAGAGGTTCCGAAACTCCTCGTAGAGTTGGGCGGCCAGCGTCTTGTTGTGCGCGATGACCAGCGTGGGTTGCTCGATTTCCTCGACCACCCACGAGACGGTGTTGGTTTTCCCGGAACCCGTCACCCCGAGCAACGTCTGTTTGTCCATGCCCGATTCGAACCCCTCGGCCAACTGCTCGATGGCCTCGGGTTGGTCGCCCGCCGGGTCGAAGGGCGCATCGACCCGGAAGTCGGACTCGGCCTCGGGTCTGTCGGGCGAAAGCGGCCCGCTGTCGGCGTCGCTCATTGTGGACGCAGTTAGGGATTGGAGGCACTTGAGATGGTCGTTTGTCGAAAAATAAGAGAAGTAGAGTTACTCGAATTTCCGCGAAACCCAACCGGCGAACCGCCGTGCGAGTCGCGGACTGTGAGCCAGCGTCTCGCCCTCAAAGACGAGGGTTTCGTTATCGTCACCAGCGTCCACGTAGTTTCCCATTTTGGAGACACGTTCGGCGGACTCGGCTGGCTTCCAACTCATGTTTGCCAGTTCATCCGCTCGGTATTTAAGTTATGTGGTCGGATAGACCCGATATTCCCTATCATAGAGCTTGAGATAAAATCGTTACTACGAGAGTAGTCCCCCGTACGCGACGTATTTGATAATCTTGGGGAGGTCTCCAGATAATGCAGAAGCAATACCGAGAGATAGAAAGACGAGTGCGTATATCATTAATAAAATAGTTATCGTTACTAAGATTGTATTCCAAAAGATTGTTTCCCGGTTTGACTCAATCCAGTTCTTATAGCTATTGATAACCGTGTCGTGAACCTCCTTATCGACTAGCTCTCTTTTATGTGCGGTTCGTATATCTTTACTCGAAATACCTGCTTCAATGCTTGACGAAGTGTATGTAACGCCAGCAAACGCGGTCGAAGCGACGAGCGAGATAATTCCGACTTTTGTATGTATGGTATAAAACGCGCTGATACTGTCTACTACTCCGTATTTTACCGCAAATGAGAACGCAGGAACGATGAGTCCGAGAAGTATCGTATTGAATCGTAGGGTCCTCATCGCCTTACTGTCGATTTCCCGTATCCACTCTATTTGCCCTTCGACGGTTCTATGAGCCTCTTTCCGTATCGTTCCGTTTCTATACCACGATGCGTGATACTGAGGCGAACGCAACCGGAGTTCAGCGACCGTTCTGAGCATTTTTTGTGCCCATTCACGACGTGCAGAGGACGAACGATGTCGCTCCGAACCTCTGCTTTCACCATCAGATTTCTTATTATTACTACCCATCCTGTAGTCGAGATTGCCTATTTAGGTTGTTCTATCAGACGACTATAAATCTATGGAAAGATGATTTTGAAGGACGAACCGACGCCAACGAACGTTTCGTCACTCCCGGACTTCGAACGGCAAGTCCCGCGGGTCCTCGGCGACTACCCACCAGTGGAGGTCCTCCTTCGGGTGCCTGCGCTCTACGTGTTCCTCCAGTTCGCGCCCCGTCTCGAAGTCCTTCCCACAGCGGTTGCATCGGTGGTGCTTCTTGTGCGGCATGGTACCGTGATACGCGGTACGCGCCGAAAAGGGTTCCGCGGGCGTGACGCGGACCGAGTTACCGTCGAGTGAAGATGGATTTATAATTCTCTAACAATCAAAAATATTGCTAAAAGACGTAAAAACCGTTGCTTAGCCCGCGTAGTCCGTCCGCTCACGGACCTATCGAGACACGTCCCCGACCTCACGCCCGAACCGCGACTTCGGGGCCGCCGGAACTCACTCGGCGTTCGGTTCGGGCGCGTTCGCCGGTCGCTCGCCGACTTCCTCGGCGTCCGTCCCGTCCAACTCCGCGAGCATCTCGTCTACGTCGTCCAGTCCGAGCAGTTCCTCCGTCTCGGCGTCGAAGTCGAGACTCTCCAGCGATTCGCCGTCTCGGGCCACGTCGCTCCCGGTGAGGTGCTTGCCGTAGCGCCCGACCAACGAGGTGAGTTCTTGGGGCAGGACGAAACTGGTCGAGTCGCCCTGTCCGATGGCGTCGAGGGTCTCCATCCCCTTGTCGATGACCGCGCGTTCGCCCATCGACTCGGCGGATTTGGCGCGCAAGACGGTCGAAACCGAGTCACCTTGGGCTTCCAGAATCTGGCTCCGTTTCTCGCCCTGCGCCCGGATGACGTTCGACGCCTTCTCGCCTTGGGCCTTCTCGATGGCGCTCCGGCGTTCGCCTTGCGCTTCCAAAATCATCGCGCGACGGCGGCGCTCGGCGGCGGTCTGCTGTTCCATCGCGCTCACGACGGTCGGCGTGGGCATCACCGACTGGACCTCGACGGCTTCCACGCGGACGCCCCAGTCGTCGGTCGGCCTGTCGAGTGCCTCGTGGATGCGGGAGTTTATCTCCTTTTGCTGGCGGAGCGTCTCGTCGAGTTCCATGTCGCCCACCACCGCCCGGAGCGTGGTCTGGGCGAGGTCCGAAACCGCCTTCTCGTAGTTCTCGACCTCCAGATACGCTTTCTCGGCGTCCATCACCCGGATGTAAATAACTGCGTCGGCGGTCACGGGCGAGTTGTCCTCGGTGATGGCCTCCTGTTCGGGCACGTCAAGCGTCTGGGTCCGCATGTCGAAGGTGTGCGTCTCGCTCACGAGCGGCGGGATGACGTTCAGGCCGGGACCGAGCAGTTTCCGGTACTCGCCGAACACCGTCAGCGCGCGCTTCTCGTAGGGACCGACGATTTCGACGGCGCTGGCGAGAACCGCGACGACGAGACCGAACGCGAGCAGTCCGGCGACCGCTACGGGGTCCAAGAAGGGCAGAACGAACAGGAGAGCGAGAACCGTGACGACGCCCGCCAGCACCCGCGAGAGACTGCGACCGGCGGAGAGTCGCCCGAGTTCGTAGAAGGGGTTGTTCATGTTGGTCGTACGATGCTATGGCGGCTTAACGCTTGAGATTTATGCCGCTGGCCGGACAACTGGAGATATGGCAAGCACGCGAACCGCGGTGGCGAAAGGATTCTCGGTGGCGGTGGTCGCCGTCCT
It contains:
- the uvrB gene encoding excinuclease ABC subunit UvrB, whose product is MSDADSGPLSPDRPEAESDFRVDAPFDPAGDQPEAIEQLAEGFESGMDKQTLLGVTGSGKTNTVSWVVEEIEQPTLVIAHNKTLAAQLYEEFRNLFPDNAVEYFVSYYDYYQPEAYVEQTDKYIEKDASINEEIDRLRHSATRSLLTRDDVIVVASVSAIYGLGDPRNYEEMSLRLEVGDEVGRDELLARLVDLNYERNDVDFTQGTFRVRGDTIEIFPMYGRYAVRVELWGDEIDRMMKVDPLEGEVVSQESAVLVHPGEHYSIPERTMEEAIAEIEDDLDDRIRYFERNDDLVAAQRIEERTTFDLEMMKEAGYCSGIENYSVYLSDREPGDAPFTLLDYFPDDFLTVIDESHQTVPQIKGQFAGDKSRKDSLVENGFRLPTAYDNRPLTFEEFEEKTDQTLYVSATPADYERDASDQIVEQIVRPTHLVDPKVEVAEAEGQIDDLMDRIERRTENDERVLVTTLTKRMAEDLTEYLEEAGVAVEYMHDETDTLERHELVRGLRLGEFDVLVGINLLREGLDIPEVSLVAILDADQQGFLRSETSLVQTMGRAARNVNGEVVLYADETTDAMEAAIGETQRRRAIQQEFNEEHGFEPTTIDKEVSEANLPGSKTDTSGVTSGEPETDDEAERRIEELEERMQEAASNLEFELAADIRDRIRELREEFEVDVDVEGGVPEPRGEF
- a CDS encoding sulfite exporter TauE/SafE family protein, coding for MALPLGFSAIGLLTFLLLTFTIATTVNTFAMEAAVLFVPAFMFVYPEVVPAFPSIPLQAAIGLALFVELFGYTSSVSAYYYRGHIDLDVAKAILAVSIPVAVLTRALSYFAPSTVLKLLFGGMLVLLSAVLFKAHQGGSHDERVAADGGQTVSPAATFDRYDRLVAGVGGAMAGFVAIAIGELTQTLLTVRKRVSVRVSTGTSALVLHGTIVGALITNLFLLKFAPPAFSGHDFTVPFGFGLVAGLACACGGQAGAFINSRVPEEITIRAMMTVYSLVGAFMVYRVLFL
- a CDS encoding SPFH domain-containing protein → MNNPFYELGRLSAGRSLSRVLAGVVTVLALLFVLPFLDPVAVAGLLAFGLVVAVLASAVEIVGPYEKRALTVFGEYRKLLGPGLNVIPPLVSETHTFDMRTQTLDVPEQEAITEDNSPVTADAVIYIRVMDAEKAYLEVENYEKAVSDLAQTTLRAVVGDMELDETLRQQKEINSRIHEALDRPTDDWGVRVEAVEVQSVMPTPTVVSAMEQQTAAERRRRAMILEAQGERRSAIEKAQGEKASNVIRAQGEKRSQILEAQGDSVSTVLRAKSAESMGERAVIDKGMETLDAIGQGDSTSFVLPQELTSLVGRYGKHLTGSDVARDGESLESLDFDAETEELLGLDDVDEMLAELDGTDAEEVGERPANAPEPNAE